The following is a genomic window from Gymnodinialimonas ceratoperidinii.
AGCGGCAGAAGACGCGGACCACCTTCGAGGGAGAGTGGACGCGGACCGGCGACAAGTACGAGCTGACCGAGGCCGGGCGCTACATCTACTGCGGCCGCACCGACGACATGTTCAAGGTCTCGGGTATCTGGGTCAGCCCCTTCGAGATCGAGCAGGCGCTGGTGGAATATCCCTGCGTGCTGGAAGCCGCCGTTGTCGCGCACCGCGACAGTGATGATCTGGAGAAGCCCAAAGCCTTCATCGTGCTGAAAAACACCGATGAGCCGTTCGAGCTGGACGGTCTCAAGAGCTTCATCAAGGACAAGATCGGCAAATGGAAATATCCCCGGTGGGTGGAGGTCGTGGAGGACCTGCCGAAGACCGCCACGGGCAAGATCCAGCGCTTCAAGCTGCGCGAGCTGGCATGAGCGCGGCTTGGGTTCCGAACGGGCAGTTGCTGGCCGGCGGCAAGGCGTTGGAATACGCCTGTTGGGGGCCTGCGCCCGCTGACGCGCCGACGCTGGTGCTGCTTCACGAAGGGCTCGGCTGCACGGCGCTTTGGCGGGACTTCCCGGCGCGGCTGGCCGAGGCCACCGGCTTCGGCGTCGTGGCCTATTCGCGCGCCGGGTACGGGCAATCGGACCCGGCCGACTTGCCGCGCCCGCTCGACTACATGACCCGCGAGGCAGTTGATGTCTTGCCCGAGGTGCTCGACGCGCTCGGCGTGGTGCGCGCGGTCCTTCTGGGGCACAGCGACGGCGCCACGATCGCGGCGATCTATGCCGGGAGCGTGCAGGATCACCGGGTGCGCGGCGTCATCACCATGGCGCCGCATTTCTTCACCGAGGACATGGGCCTGACCGAGATTGCGGCCGCGAAGACAGCCTTCGAGACGACCGATCTGCGGGCGAAGATGGCGAAATACCACGCCGATCCCGACAACGCGTTTCGCGGCTGGAACGACGCCTGGCTGCATCCCGATTTCAAGAAGTGGAACGTCGAGGAAGTGCTGGATTACATCCGGGTGCCGGTGCTGGCGATCCAGGGGCGTGAGGACCAATACGGTACGCTGGCCCAGATCGAGGTGATGGAGCGCCGCAGCTACGCGCCGGTGGAGGTACTGGTGCTCGATGATTGCCGCCACGCGCCGTTTCTGGAACAGTCCGACGCCGTGCTCGGCGCCGTGGCCGACTATTGCCTGCGTCTGACCGAGATCGAAGCCGCGGGCGCAGCCCCCGTGCAATGACGCGCGCGGTGTTCACCCCCACGCACGCCTATGTGCCGGGCAAGACGCCGCGCCATCCCGAGGGCTGTTTCGACGCGATCCGCGACACTGCGCAACCGGGAATGGATGCGCGGGCGCTGGCTGAAACGGACGCCTTCCAGACCGGGCTCGCTTACCTCGAGCAGGGGTATTTCTGGGAGGCGCACGAGGTTCTGGAACCGGTCTGGATGATCCTTCCGGAAGAATGCGACGCGCGATTGTTCGTGCAGGCGCTGATCCAGTTGGCGAATGCCCGGCTCAAACATCGCATGGAAAGACCGAAGGCCGCGCTGCGGCTTTGTGCTATCGTGCGCGGGCTGCTGGAGGAGACGTCCGGCGGCGTGATCATGGGTATCGAGACGGCTGACATCGTGGCGCAGATCGATTCCCTTGAGGGCGAATTGAGTGATGATCTATAGTGCATAAAGTGACCTGATCCTACCGGGTCAAATGCTAATGAGCTGAAAAACATCACATTTAACTCTGCTCTATCGTGCCATAATGAGTTTACTTACCAATCCGCCCACCCTAAGATGTGGGCAACAGTTTCCAGGGAGGACACCCACATGGGCAAGGTGATCGATTTTCAAACAAATCCATCCAGCTACCGTCATTGGCGCGTGGAATACGAGGGGCCGGTGGCGAACCTCTACATGGATGTCGATGAGGATGGCGGCCTGTTCGATGGGTACCAGCTGAAACTGAACTCCTACGACCTGGGCGTCGATATCGAGCTTAACGACATCGTCCAGCGGATGCGGTTCGAGCATCCGGAAGTGAAGGTCGTGGTGATGCAGTCGGGCAAGGACAAGGTCTTCTGCGCCGGCGCCAACATCCGCATGTTGGGCGGCGCCGCGCACAGCCACAAGGTCAACTTCTGCAAGTTCACCAACGAGACCCGCAACGCTTTCGAGGCGGCGGAAGAAGAGAGCGGCCAGAAATACGTCGCGGCCGTGAAGGGCGCCTGCGCGGGCGGCGGCTATGAGCTGGCGCTGGCCTGCAACCACATCATGCTGACCGACGACAGCACCTCTTCCGTGGGTCTGCCCGAGGTGCCGCTGCTGGCGGTTCTGCCCGGCACCGGCGGCCTGACGCGCGTGACCGACAAGCGCAAGGTGCGCCGTGACCTCGCCGACATCTTCTGTTCGATCGAAGAGGGCGTGAAGGGCAAGCGCGCGAAGGACTGGCGGCTGGTCGACGAGGTCATCGCCAACTCCAAGTTCGACGAGACGGTGCAGGAGCGCGCCCGCGAATTCGCCACCGCTTCCGATAAGCCGGAAGCCTCCGAGGGTGTCACTTTCGGTCCGCTCAACCGCACCATTGGCGAGAACTCGGTGACGTACGATCTGGTCGAAGTCGAGCTGGACCGTGACGCGCGCCGCGCCACGATCACCCTCAAGGGCCCCGAGGAAGACGCCCCCGCCGACATGGAGGCCTTCCACGCCCAGGGCGATCAGGCCTACCTGCTGAAGCTCTGCCGCGAGCTGGAGGACGCGATCCTGCACCTGCGGTTGAACGAGATGGAAACCGGCCTCTGGATCTTCAAGACGGTGGGTGATGCCGATGCCTTCCTCGCCCACGAGGCGGTGATCGCCGACAGCGACCACTGGCTCGCCAACGAGGTGCGCCAGTACTGGAAGCGCACGCTCAAGCGCGTCGACGTGACCTCGCGCTCGCTGGCGGCGTTTGTCGAGAACGGCTCCTGCTTCGCGGGCCTGCTGGCCGAGCTGCTCTTCGCCGTCGACCGGAGCTACATGATGGAAGGCGAATTCGAGGGCGACAACCGCCCCGAGGCGGCGATCAAGCTGTCGTCCTCCAACTTCGGCCCCTATCCGATGGGCAACGACCTGACCCGCCTGCAGACCCGTTTCCTCGGCACCCCCGAGATGGTCGAAAAGGCGCAGGAAAACATCGGTGAAAGCCTCGACGCCGAAGCGGCGGACGCGCTTGGCCTCGTGACGATGATCCTCGACGACATCGACTGGGAAGACGAAGTTCGCATCTTCATGGAAGAGCGCGCCAGCTTCTCGCCCGACGCGATGACCGGCATGGAAGCCAACCTGCGCTTCGCGGGCCCCGAGACGATGGAGACGCGGATCTTCGGGCGACTCACCGCCTGGCAGAACTGGATCTTCAACCGCCCCAACGCGGTCGGCGAGGACGGCGCGTTGCAGCGCTACGGCACCGGTGTGCGCGGCGATTACAACATGGAGCGGGTGTAACCCGCCGGGACAGGACGGCGGGAACTGACCCGCAGCGCGTCCGGGCTTTCGGCCCGGGCCGCGACCAGACCGACAGACATTGGCCGGGCCGAGGCTCGCGCTCAGGAGGAGAAGCAAGATGACTGCAATCGACGTATCCTACGACACGATGATCCCCAACAACGTGGGCCTCAGCGAAGACCGCAAGGTTCTGAAGGCGTTGGAGAAATGGCACCCCGGTTACATCAACTGGTGGAATGACCTGATCCCGCAGAACTTTCAGGAAAGCATGGTCTACCTGCGCACCGCCGTCAGCGTGGACCCCAAGGGTTGGGCCAAGTTCGACTACGTGAAGATGCCGGAATACCGGTGGGGCGTTCTGTTGGCGCCGCAGGTCGAGGGCCGCACCATTCCCATGGGTGAGCACGCCGGCAAGCCCGCGTGGCAGGAAGTGCCCGGTGAATACCGCAACATGCTCAAGCGCCTGATCGTGATCCAGGGCGACACCGAGCCGGGCTCGGTCGAGCAGCAGAAGTTCCTCGGCCTCACGGCGCCCTCGCTCTACGACATGCGCAACCTGTTTCAGGTCAACGTGGAGGAGGGCCGTCACCTCTGGGCGATGGTCTACCTGCTGCAGAAATACTTCGGCAAGGATGGCCGCGAAGAGGCAGATGACCTGCTGCGCCGCTCCTCCGGTTCCGACGAGGCGCCCCGCATGCTCGGCGCCTTCAACGAGGAAACGCCGGATTGGCTGTCGTTCTTCATGTTCACCTATTTCACCGACCGTGACGGCAAGATGCAGCTGGAAAGCCTCGCGCAATCGGGCTTCGACCCGCTCTCGCGCACCTGCCGCTTCATGCTGACCGAGGAAGCGCACCACATGTTCGTGGGTGAAACCGGCGTGGGCCGCGTTTTGCAGGCGACCTGCGATGCGATGAACAAGGCCGGCATCACCGATCCCTACGACATCGGCCGGGTCCGCGACCTCGGCGTGATCGACCTGCCGACGATCCAGAAGAAGCTGAACCTGCACTACTCGCTGTCTCTCGACCTCTTCGGTCAGGAGGTCTCCACCAACGCGGCCAACGCCTTCAACTCGGGCATCAAGGGCCGCTACATGGAGCAGCGCATCGACGACGACCACAAGTTGCAGAACGACACCTACATCGTGCGCAACGTCGTCGACGGCAAGATCGTGGCCGAGGAGGTCCCGGCACTGACGGCGATCAACATGCGCCTGCGCGACGACTACATTCGCGACGCCTCGGGCGGCGTGGGGCGCTGGAACAAGCTGCTGCAGAAAGCCGGGATCGATTTCCAGCTGGAGATGCCGCACGAGGCCTTCCACCGTCAGATCGGCGTGTTCGCCGCGATCAAGGCAAACCCGCAGGGCGACATCATCTCGGAAGAGGAATGGGCCGCGAACGAGCACAAGTGGATCCCCACCAAGGAAGACGGGGCCTTCATCCAGTCGCTCATGGTGCCCTGCTACGAGCCCGGCAAATACGCCAGCTGGATCTCGGCGCCGAAGATCGGCATCGACAACAAGCCGGGCGACTTCGAATACGTCAAACTGCACATGGCGTGATGCCATTGCGGGAGGGCCGGTCCACCGGCCTTCCCATCTGCGTCAGGGAGGACAGACATGGTTATCAGCCGCCAAGCGACCGCACCCATCTCCGCGCCGGCCATTGCCCGGCTCCGCGAAAGCTGCATGGGTTGCACCGATTGCAAGGGAACCTGTACCGAGCTGATGCAGATGTTCCTGCTACCTGAAATTCTGCTCCGTCGCCGCCGGGAGGGCCAGTCGTGAACAAACCCCTGAAACAGCACCTGATCGACCCGGAAATCTGCATCCGCTGCTACACTTGCGAGATGACATGCCCGGTGGGCGCGATCGAGCATGACGACAACAACGTCGTCGTGAACCCCGACACCTGCAACTTCTGCATGGATTGCATCCCGGTCTGCCCGACCGGCTCCATCGACGAATGGCGCGTGGTCAACGAGCCCTATTCGCTGGAAGAACAATACGAATTCGACGAACTCCCCGAGCAGGGCGAGATCGCTCAGGCCGCGGCGGCGCCGGAAGGCACCGAAGATGGCGATGCCGAGGTCGATCCCGTCGCCGCCCTGCTGGCCGAGGCCCATGCGGGCGCGGGCGGCAAGGCCAAGGCGCCCGCCAGCGCCGCGAAGCCCTCGGTCAACCTCTACAACCTCGGCCATCCGGTCGAGGCCGTGGTGCAGGGCAACTACCGCCTCACTGCCGAGAGCTCCGACGCCGACGTGCGCCACATCATCCTCGATTTCCAAGGCAAGCCGTTCCCCGTGCTCGAGGGCCAGTCCCTCGGCATCATCGCGCCGGGTGCTGACGCCGAGGGCAAGGCCCATCTGCCGCGGCTCTACTCCGTTTCCAGCCCCCGTGATGGCGAGCGGGCGGGCTATCACAACGTCTCGCTCACCGTGAAGCGCGAGGAGGGGGGGCTCTGCTCCAACTATGTCTGCGACCTGAAGAAGGGCGACAAGGTGCGCGTCACCGGGCCGTTCGGCGCGACCTTCCTGATGCCCTCGGACCCCGACGCGCGGCTGCTGATGATCTGCACCGGCACCGGCTCCGCGCCGATGCGCGCGTTTACCATGGCGCGCCAGCGCAGCGTCGGCGTGAAGCCGGGCGGCATGATGATGTTCTTCGGCGCCCGCACCCCCGACAGCCTGCCGTACTTCGGGCCGCTGAAGAAAATCCCCTCGGACCTGCTGGAGCAGCACCTCGTTTTCAGCCGGATGCCCGAGCAGCAGAAGGAATATGTGCAGGACCGGATGCTGGCGGAAGAAGACCGTGTGGCCGAGTATCTCAACGATCCCAAGACCCACATCTACATCTGCGGCCTGAAGGGCATGGAGGAGGGCGTGGAGCGCGCCTTCACCACCATCGCCGAGTCGATCGGCGAGCAGTGGATCAACCTGCGCGACGGCATGCGCGAGGATGGCCGCTATCACGTGGAGACCTACTGACATGACGCCAAAGCCCGACAGCGCCCATTGCCACGAGATCAACGTGACGTGGGGCGATTGCGACCCCGCCATGATCGCCTATACCGCGCGGCTGCCGTGGTTTGCGCTCGATGCGATCAACGGCTGGTGGGAGGCGCATCTGGACGGTGATGGCTGGTTCCAGATGGAGCTCGACCGCAATGTCGGTACGCCCTTCGTGCGGCTGGAGATGGATTTCACCTCTCCGGTGACCCCGCGCCACAAGCTGCTGTGCTACGTCTGGCCCGAGAAGCTCGGCACCTCGTCGATCACCTTCCGCGTCGACGCGGAGCAGGACGGCAAGTTGTGCTTCTCCAGCCGGTCGGTCAGCGTCTTCACCGTGGCTGACAAGTTCCAGAAACAACCGGCACCCGCCGAGATCCGCGCCATTGTTGAGCCGTTGATCCCGCCGCAGCCCGTAACCGCCGATGCCTGACGACGCGCGTCATATCCCCTTCGAGGAAGACGTGGCAGAGCTGATCCACCACGTCGGCGAGAAGGTCCTGTCGCTGCGCAAGGCGCGGCGCATGTCGCGGCGCGAATTGTCCGAGACCTCGGGCGTGTCGCCGCGTTATCTGGCGAAGCTGGAAGGCGGCGACGGCAATATCTCCATCGGCCTGCTCAAGCGGGTCGCGCTGGCGCTGGATACACCGGTGGAACAAATCCTCGTGCGCGATGATCCCCAGGCCGCCGAAACCCTGCACATGATGCAGATGTATCGCCGCGCCGACGCCGGAACACGCGCGCGGGTGCTGCAGGTTCTCGACCCCGAACGAACCCGCGCCCAAAAGGCCGAACGGCTTTGTCTCGTGGGGCTTCGTGGCGCGGGGAAATCGACCCTCGGCGCACGCATCTCTGCTGCGTTCGACGCGCCGTTCATCGAGTTGAACGACGAGATCGAGCAGAACGCCGGCATGCCCGTGGCCGAGATCATCGCGCTCTACGGCCAAGAGGGCTATCGCCAGCTCGAGGCCGACACCCTTGGCGCCATCGTGAAAAGCCACGAGCGCGCCATCGTTGCCGTGGCCGGTGGCATCGTCTCGGAAGAGACCACCTTTCAGCAGTTGCTGTCGCGCTTCCACTCCGTCTGGGTCCGCACGTCTCCCGGTGAACACATGGAGCGCGTCCGCGCCCAAGGCGACGTGCGCCCGATGGAGGGCAACCCCCAGGCCATGATCCAATTGCGCCAGATCCTGAAGGCGCGAGAGGTCTATTACGCGCAGGCCGACCACCTGTTAGACACCAGCGGAAAGTCGGTGGATGTCAGCGAGGCGGAGCTTTCGGACCTGATCCAAACCTATCAAATTCTGGGCGCTGATCGCCGCTGATCCGGCCATTCGCCCTAGCACATAAAAGGAGATCGCCATGAGCGTGACCACGCGCCGCGAAGAAAACGTAGGCTTCGTCGAGATCGACAACCCACCCGTTAACGCCATTAACCAGGCCGTCCGCCAAGGGCTTCTGGACGCCGTGCGGTGGGCCGAGAAAGAGATGCTGGACCGGGTCATCGTCACTGGCGCCGGCCGTGCCTTTGCCGCGGGAGCGGACGCGAAGGAATTCGACAAGGCCCCGGTGGAGCCGCATCTGCCCGACGTGATGAACGCCATCGACGAGAGCTTCGTGCCCTGGGTCGCGGCAATCAACGGCGTGGCGCTTGGCGGCGGCGCCGAGATCGCCATGGCCTGCCGGATGCGCATCATGGCGCCGGGCGCTCAGATCGGCCTGCCCGAAGTCACCCTCGGCGTGATCCCGGGCGCTGGCGGCACCGCGCGGCTGCCGCGCCTTGTCGGTCTGGAGAAAGCGCTCGACATGATCACCGGCGGCAAACCGCTCCGCGCGGAAGCAGCGCTGGCGGCTGGCCTGGTCCACATGGTCGATGAGAACCCCGTCGACGCGGCCTTCATGGTCAACACCGAGGAATTGGGCTGCATCGTCCCCACCTGGGAGTTCAACCCGCCCGAGGCCGATGCAGATGTCCTCGCAGCGGCCCGTGAGCGTGTGGCCGCAAAGATGTCGGATCAGATCGCCCCGCAGCGCGCCATCGACGTGATCGAGCATGGCCTGTCGGTCCCGTTCCACGAGGCGCTGAAGACCGAGCGCGCCGCCTTCATCGAGCTGAAGGGCGGTGAACAGGCCCGCGCGCTGCGCCACATCTTCTTTGCCGAACGTGCCGCCAAGGCGCCCGACTGGCTCGATGCTGCACCGGTGCCGCTGGAACAGGTCGCCGTCGTGGGCGGTGGCACCATGGGCGCGGGCATCGCCTATGCGCTGTTGAACGCGGGCCTTTCCGTCACGCTGCTGGAGACTGACGCCGATGGGGTCGAGCGGGCCAAGGCAAACGTCGAGAAGATCGTCGAGGCGAGCCTGAAACGCGGCATGATCGATGCGGCCCGCGCCGAGGATCACCGCGCCCGGCTGACGGTGACCGACGACTACGGGCAGGCGAACAAGGCGACCCTCGCGATCGAGGCCGCCTTCGAGTCGATGGAGGTCAAGCGCGACGTCTTCGCCAAGCTGGAAGCGGTGCTGCCGGCCGACGCGATCCTTGCCTCCAACACCTCCTACCTCGACGTCAATGAAATCGCCTCCTGCGTCGCGGACCCGTCGCGCGTCGTGGGGCTGCACTTCTTCGCGCCCGCCCACATCATGAAGCTCCTCGAGATCGTGAACGCGGACGCGACAGGCGACGTGGCACTGGCAACAGGCTTCGCGCTCGCCAAGAAGCTGCGCAAGGTGCCGGTGCTGGCGGGCGTCTGCGACGGCTTCATCGGCAACCGCATCCTTGCGCGGTACCGCGAGGCGGCGGACACGGTCCTGATGGACGGTTCCACCCCGTGGGAGATCGACGATGCCATGGTCGATTTCGGCTATGCGATGGGCCTCTACGAGACGCAGGACCTTTCGGGCCTCGACATTTCCCACGCCAACCGTCGCCGCCAGGACGCCACCCGCGATCCGAACCGACGCTACATCCCCATTGCTGACCGTCTGGTGGAGATGGGCAAACTGGGCCGCAAGACCGGGGCAGGGTGGTATCGCTATCCCGGCGGCGGCGGCAAGGTCGCGGACCCCATCGTGGCTGACCTCGCGCTGGAAGAGGCGCATTTCGCCGGGATCACCCGCGTGGATTACTCCGAGGGCGAGATCCGCTCGCGTTTGCTGCATGCGATGATCAACGAGGCCGCCGACCTGCTCGACGAGGGCATCGCACAATCGGCGCGTGACATCGATCTGGTGACGGTCTTCGGCTATGGCTTCCCCCGGTGGCGGGGCGGGTTGATGCATTACGCCGACACCCTTGGGGCCAAGGCAATCGTCGCGCAGCTCGAGGAATACGAGAAGGAAGACCCGCTGGTCTGGAAGGTCTCGCCGCTGCTGCGCCGCTGCGCGGAAACCGACACGCCTCTTGCCGACGCGAAGCCCTCGGCATGAAGTACCGGCTGCTTGGGAACTCGGGCCTTCGGGTCTCGGAAATCGCGCTCGGCTCGCTGAATTTCGGCGAGCAGAAGGCCTGGGGTGTCGACCGGGAAGAGGCGCTGCGGGTCCTCTCGACCTTTGCCGAGGCAGGGGGCACGCTGATCGACAGCGCGCCGAACTACGCCAAGGGTGCAGCCGAGGAGATCATCGGCGCCTTCATCGCGGACCGGCGGCACGAGGTCGTGGTTTCGACGAAATACACGGCTTCTAGTGACCCTCACGTGCTGGCCGGCGGCAACAGTGCCCGCACAATGGTGGCCTCGGTCGAGGCCAGCCTGAAACGCCTCGGGACCGATCACATTGATCTTCTGTGGCTGCATTTCTGGGACGGCACGACACCGCTGGACGAGATCCTGAAAGGGTTCGATGCGCTCCTGAGCGCGGGCAAGATCCGCTACACCGGCTTTTCGGACGTCCCTGCCTGGCTGGTGAGCCGCGCGGCGACCATGTCGGAGTTCCGCGGATGGGCGCGGCCCGCGGCGGTTCAGGTAGAATATTCGCTCGCCGCGCGCGAGGCGGAGCGGGAATTCATACCGATGGCCGCGGCTCTGGATCTCGGCATCGTGGGGTGGGGTGCCATGGCGGCAGGCGCGCTCAGCGGCGGCGCAAATCCGCAGCGGCGCCCGGCGGACAAGGTGCCCGGCGCGGTGCGCGCCAACGTCGACGCGGCGCGCGAGATCGCGGAGGAGGCCGGGCTGTCACTGCCCGAGGCGGCCTTGCGCTGGCTGCTGCGGGACGGGCAGGCAGCCCCCGTCGTGCCCCTGATCGGCGCGCGCGATGCCGCGCAGCTCTCGGAGACTCTGGCTTCGGCCGATGGGCCGTTGGACCCGGAGGTAGCCGCGCGCCTGACGAAGGCCACGGCGCCGCGTTTGGGATTTCCCCATGACCTGATCGGCTCGCCCTACCTGCAGCGCTTCGCCTTCGGCAAGGATAACGAGATGCACCCGTTCCGGCCCCGCGCCTGAGCGGCGGTTACCAGTTGCGACAATAGGAGGGCGCGGCGTCGAGCGTCGGGTTCTCCGCCTGCAGACGCGCGCAAGCCGCGTGCTCCTTGCAAGCCGCACAGCGCAGGATCGCGGACCGGTAGGCGGCCGCATCGGCCTCCGTTGGCGATGTGGTTGTGCCGGGGACGCGCGTGCCAAGGCGGTCGGCCATCCCCGCGGTGAGGCTGCAACTCTCGTCAATTTTCCTGTAGAACATGGGTCACCTCTTTCCTTCTGACCCGACCGAGGATGGCTTGGAATTGACAAGTGCGCCTTGATTTGGATCAACGTCCTCCGCTCGATTGGGGTGCCTTCCAAAGTTGTTGCATTTAGTAAGTAGGCATACTATATTCGCGACAACGTGACGGGAGGATTAGATGCAATACCACCTCGAAGGGTTTCGTCCCGGCGATCCCCATGTGTCTCCCGCCGTCGATCAGCCCGCCACGCCGCATGATAAGGTGGATGTCATCATCGTCGGCTGCGGACCTGCCGGGCTGACGTTGGCCGCGCAACTCGCCGTCATCGGTGGGCTCAGCGTGCGCATCTTCGATCGCAAGGAGGGCCCGCTGGAGGTCGGGCAGGCCGACGGCATCGCCTGCCGCTCGATGGAGATGTTCGAGGCCTTCGGCTTTGTCGAGAAGGTCCGCCGCGAGGCCTATTGGGTGAACGAGACGACCTTCTGGCGCCCCAGGCCCGGCGGCTCGGGCCTGCGCCGGGCCGACCGCATTCAGGACGTGGAGGATGATCTTTCGCACCAGCCCCACGTGATCCTCAACCAGGCGCGTATTCATGATTTCTTCCTCGAGGTGATGGCGAACGCGCCCGCGCGTCTGACGCCGGACTACCGGCGGGATCTGGTTTCGCTGACACGGGACGATACCGCCGAGTATCCGGTCACTGCCACCTTTGACCGCCTCGACGCGCCCGGTGAGCAAGAGGTCGTGCGAGCGAAATACATCGTGGGCTGCGACGGCGCCCGCAGCGCAGTGCGCAAGTCGCTCG
Proteins encoded in this region:
- the boxA gene encoding benzoyl-CoA 2,3-epoxidase subunit BoxA, which codes for MNKPLKQHLIDPEICIRCYTCEMTCPVGAIEHDDNNVVVNPDTCNFCMDCIPVCPTGSIDEWRVVNEPYSLEEQYEFDELPEQGEIAQAAAAPEGTEDGDAEVDPVAALLAEAHAGAGGKAKAPASAAKPSVNLYNLGHPVEAVVQGNYRLTAESSDADVRHIILDFQGKPFPVLEGQSLGIIAPGADAEGKAHLPRLYSVSSPRDGERAGYHNVSLTVKREEGGLCSNYVCDLKKGDKVRVTGPFGATFLMPSDPDARLLMICTGTGSAPMRAFTMARQRSVGVKPGGMMMFFGARTPDSLPYFGPLKKIPSDLLEQHLVFSRMPEQQKEYVQDRMLAEEDRVAEYLNDPKTHIYICGLKGMEEGVERAFTTIAESIGEQWINLRDGMREDGRYHVETY
- a CDS encoding helix-turn-helix transcriptional regulator produces the protein MPDDARHIPFEEDVAELIHHVGEKVLSLRKARRMSRRELSETSGVSPRYLAKLEGGDGNISIGLLKRVALALDTPVEQILVRDDPQAAETLHMMQMYRRADAGTRARVLQVLDPERTRAQKAERLCLVGLRGAGKSTLGARISAAFDAPFIELNDEIEQNAGMPVAEIIALYGQEGYRQLEADTLGAIVKSHERAIVAVAGGIVSEETTFQQLLSRFHSVWVRTSPGEHMERVRAQGDVRPMEGNPQAMIQLRQILKAREVYYAQADHLLDTSGKSVDVSEAELSDLIQTYQILGADRR
- a CDS encoding DUF6455 family protein; the protein is MFYRKIDESCSLTAGMADRLGTRVPGTTTSPTEADAAAYRSAILRCAACKEHAACARLQAENPTLDAAPSYCRNW
- a CDS encoding acyl-CoA thioesterase is translated as MTPKPDSAHCHEINVTWGDCDPAMIAYTARLPWFALDAINGWWEAHLDGDGWFQMELDRNVGTPFVRLEMDFTSPVTPRHKLLCYVWPEKLGTSSITFRVDAEQDGKLCFSSRSVSVFTVADKFQKQPAPAEIRAIVEPLIPPQPVTADA
- a CDS encoding DUF309 domain-containing protein; the encoded protein is MTRAVFTPTHAYVPGKTPRHPEGCFDAIRDTAQPGMDARALAETDAFQTGLAYLEQGYFWEAHEVLEPVWMILPEECDARLFVQALIQLANARLKHRMERPKAALRLCAIVRGLLEETSGGVIMGIETADIVAQIDSLEGELSDDL
- a CDS encoding aldo/keto reductase — protein: MKYRLLGNSGLRVSEIALGSLNFGEQKAWGVDREEALRVLSTFAEAGGTLIDSAPNYAKGAAEEIIGAFIADRRHEVVVSTKYTASSDPHVLAGGNSARTMVASVEASLKRLGTDHIDLLWLHFWDGTTPLDEILKGFDALLSAGKIRYTGFSDVPAWLVSRAATMSEFRGWARPAAVQVEYSLAAREAEREFIPMAAALDLGIVGWGAMAAGALSGGANPQRRPADKVPGAVRANVDAAREIAEEAGLSLPEAALRWLLRDGQAAPVVPLIGARDAAQLSETLASADGPLDPEVAARLTKATAPRLGFPHDLIGSPYLQRFAFGKDNEMHPFRPRA
- a CDS encoding alpha/beta fold hydrolase, translating into MSAAWVPNGQLLAGGKALEYACWGPAPADAPTLVLLHEGLGCTALWRDFPARLAEATGFGVVAYSRAGYGQSDPADLPRPLDYMTREAVDVLPEVLDALGVVRAVLLGHSDGATIAAIYAGSVQDHRVRGVITMAPHFFTEDMGLTEIAAAKTAFETTDLRAKMAKYHADPDNAFRGWNDAWLHPDFKKWNVEEVLDYIRVPVLAIQGREDQYGTLAQIEVMERRSYAPVEVLVLDDCRHAPFLEQSDAVLGAVADYCLRLTEIEAAGAAPVQ
- a CDS encoding FAD-dependent oxidoreductase; the protein is MSVTTRREENVGFVEIDNPPVNAINQAVRQGLLDAVRWAEKEMLDRVIVTGAGRAFAAGADAKEFDKAPVEPHLPDVMNAIDESFVPWVAAINGVALGGGAEIAMACRMRIMAPGAQIGLPEVTLGVIPGAGGTARLPRLVGLEKALDMITGGKPLRAEAALAAGLVHMVDENPVDAAFMVNTEELGCIVPTWEFNPPEADADVLAAARERVAAKMSDQIAPQRAIDVIEHGLSVPFHEALKTERAAFIELKGGEQARALRHIFFAERAAKAPDWLDAAPVPLEQVAVVGGGTMGAGIAYALLNAGLSVTLLETDADGVERAKANVEKIVEASLKRGMIDAARAEDHRARLTVTDDYGQANKATLAIEAAFESMEVKRDVFAKLEAVLPADAILASNTSYLDVNEIASCVADPSRVVGLHFFAPAHIMKLLEIVNADATGDVALATGFALAKKLRKVPVLAGVCDGFIGNRILARYREAADTVLMDGSTPWEIDDAMVDFGYAMGLYETQDLSGLDISHANRRRQDATRDPNRRYIPIADRLVEMGKLGRKTGAGWYRYPGGGGKVADPIVADLALEEAHFAGITRVDYSEGEIRSRLLHAMINEAADLLDEGIAQSARDIDLVTVFGYGFPRWRGGLMHYADTLGAKAIVAQLEEYEKEDPLVWKVSPLLRRCAETDTPLADAKPSA
- the boxB gene encoding benzoyl-CoA 2,3-epoxidase subunit BoxB, producing MTAIDVSYDTMIPNNVGLSEDRKVLKALEKWHPGYINWWNDLIPQNFQESMVYLRTAVSVDPKGWAKFDYVKMPEYRWGVLLAPQVEGRTIPMGEHAGKPAWQEVPGEYRNMLKRLIVIQGDTEPGSVEQQKFLGLTAPSLYDMRNLFQVNVEEGRHLWAMVYLLQKYFGKDGREEADDLLRRSSGSDEAPRMLGAFNEETPDWLSFFMFTYFTDRDGKMQLESLAQSGFDPLSRTCRFMLTEEAHHMFVGETGVGRVLQATCDAMNKAGITDPYDIGRVRDLGVIDLPTIQKKLNLHYSLSLDLFGQEVSTNAANAFNSGIKGRYMEQRIDDDHKLQNDTYIVRNVVDGKIVAEEVPALTAINMRLRDDYIRDASGGVGRWNKLLQKAGIDFQLEMPHEAFHRQIGVFAAIKANPQGDIISEEEWAANEHKWIPTKEDGAFIQSLMVPCYEPGKYASWISAPKIGIDNKPGDFEYVKLHMA
- the boxC gene encoding 2,3-epoxybenzoyl-CoA dihydrolase; its protein translation is MGKVIDFQTNPSSYRHWRVEYEGPVANLYMDVDEDGGLFDGYQLKLNSYDLGVDIELNDIVQRMRFEHPEVKVVVMQSGKDKVFCAGANIRMLGGAAHSHKVNFCKFTNETRNAFEAAEEESGQKYVAAVKGACAGGGYELALACNHIMLTDDSTSSVGLPEVPLLAVLPGTGGLTRVTDKRKVRRDLADIFCSIEEGVKGKRAKDWRLVDEVIANSKFDETVQERAREFATASDKPEASEGVTFGPLNRTIGENSVTYDLVEVELDRDARRATITLKGPEEDAPADMEAFHAQGDQAYLLKLCRELEDAILHLRLNEMETGLWIFKTVGDADAFLAHEAVIADSDHWLANEVRQYWKRTLKRVDVTSRSLAAFVENGSCFAGLLAELLFAVDRSYMMEGEFEGDNRPEAAIKLSSSNFGPYPMGNDLTRLQTRFLGTPEMVEKAQENIGESLDAEAADALGLVTMILDDIDWEDEVRIFMEERASFSPDAMTGMEANLRFAGPETMETRIFGRLTAWQNWIFNRPNAVGEDGALQRYGTGVRGDYNMERV